ttttgtgtgtgtgtgtttgcattggtttgCACATCAAACTgcgtcatctttagaaattgaacttctgctttttatttttgttttctttcaacattTTTAGCACGTCGAACCACGTCATCTTTAAAAATTGAACTTctcctttctttttgttttctttcaacattggtTTACACGTTGTGTACCGCGTCATCTTTACAAATTGaacttctcctttttctttttgttttctttcaacattggtTTACACGTTGTGTACCGCGTCATCTTTAGAAATCGAACTTCTccctttctttttgttttcttgcatgtttaaatttattttgaACTTATTGATATAACACACTTGACCTTCTCGAACACAACATTTTGACCTTCGCAAAACATAAATTAAAGCCAAACTTTTGACCTACAGAGCATGTACAATTTTCTCCACTTTTTCAAGAATAAACGTTTAAATCGCCGTGTTAGTTTGACATGAACTTTTGCTGCAAATTTTCAAACGTCGGTTTGATTTTTCTACAGGAACACCATCTGTACAAAGAACCTCCTATCGATTTATCGAACATATGTGGCTTTCTTAATGAACAAACAAAGAATTACTCTCAAAAAACATCTTCAAGTAACGGGATATGTTCCATTGGACCGGAAAAGAACATCTTATCATTTCTTTTACGACGAACAACATCAAgttcaaacaaaaaaacaaagacagCAGCACTGCCTAATCTCTCACAGAAATCTATCTCTCGCACTCAAGCGCACCAACAGCAAACAAACGACGCGGCAGGAGCAAGACGGCACGGCCGACGGTTCTACTCCACTGTGCAATGTAGTTTTTTCATCCGAGAGGGGAGGATGGAACAACAGAAGGAAGAAGTTCAGCACGTGGGCAGAGTGAAGGCCATCTTTGGTTGAAGACGAAGGTGGGGAAGAGGTTGGCTAGACATgtgtgaggaggaggaagaaattcGACATCCGGTGGCGGCTCTGACTCCCCTACTCCTGTAGGATGCGAAGTAGCAGGAGCTGCGTGTCGTGGCAACGGATGGAGGGTCATGCCGCGCCGACGAGCGTGAAATGGTGGCGATATGGCCTTGGCGGGATGATGGAGGGGGGTCCCGCCGGGGAGCACGACGACGGGATGGGTGGACGCCAGAAGATGCGCCGAAGACCGCGAGATTTTTTAAAAATTGGACTTCTTGGTTTGATTCTTTTATAACGTTAAAAATCCTAATTTTCAATAAACATTGAGCTGCTCCTTTTTTTAAGTTGAACTTCCTGTATTTTTTGAAAACAAGGAAATACGTTTTtaaagaattttttttaaatgttggTTTTAATGTTGAGATGTGGAAAATCTTATTCCTTTTTAAAACATAGAACTACTATGTTACTttaatttgaacacgatttttttaGAAACGTGAAAGTCCGtctttctttttctaaattttcttttttttcatctttGTACTATGTGTGTTCTCATGGCCGAACTTCAAAGTTTAGTTCCTAGTGAATGTTCTAAGATTGTTTCATGTAAACCATGTAGGGTATCGTTTATCTTCCAAGTTTATGATGAGTTTGACATTGCTTCTTAAAAAAACAAATCCGAGAGCAATAGATGATATTTCCCAAATGCAATTTTTTATACATGAGCTCATTTTGAATTTACACGAATATTGTTTTGAGTGTCAACTTTCCATTTCTTTTTGCATTTAAATTTTCTCAGTATGCGAACAATATTTTTATGTAAACAAATCAAACCATTCCACAAAAGAGTAAATAAAAAATGAACACATGGTTAGTGGTTTGTAAATGAAAAATAATTACAAAATATACGCATCAAAGCATGAAAAACTAAGTACTTGCTCTTCTAATTACATATGTGATAATAATTTAAGCAATATATAAGCCGGTTGATGGTTTTGTGACAAAGCGGTGCATGTCTCTCCACCACACGTTGATTCTATAAAAAATACCTTATCTTCTCATCGTAGCATACACACATCTCCATACCGGATGTTCACCCAAATCCGAAGCAACAGTAGCTTCTTTCCGAGGTAGAAGAGCACATGCATCAGCAGCATCTCATGCTCACTAGAGTGAAAAACGGAAAGAGTAGACGTTGAATCGACTAGAACTTGGTGGAGAGCCGTGCTAGGACTTCACAGCTTCCAGCATATAGCCGTGGTAGAACTTCACACCTGCCAGCGTATAGCTTTTTGTAGAATTTCACGAAGCCTCTAAACGTCTTAAAAGTTAGCTCAATTGACGCACAAGGAAAAAAATAAACTTTTACAACAAATCTCATTGAAGACGCAGACATACAAGCATGCATTATTTTCCTTTACTGCGTTGTCACAGTGCTCGCTCCACACATCTCCTGCACAGTTCAATCAGTAAAAAGAGTTAAGTTCAGTTAAGAGAAATTTTGACAGCAGCAACAGTATCAATATGCAGGAGCACGTCAGGGTCAGCTGCGCCTGTAGATATAGTTGAACTTCAAACATGAAAAATAATTAGAAACACAGAACTAAATGGGGGAAGGAATCGATGCTTGATCTGGTTACAATACAACAACAGGGAACAACAGAAAACAGAGATCGAGAAAGAATGCGAACTTGGAGTGTTGATGTGGTGCCCTGAGATGATGAACTCTCCCCTCGTAGAGGTCCATGCGTAGATGTGGCAAGGGACAGGGAGGCAGCCGGACACCAGTGGAGGAGGGAGCTCCATAGGGTGGACGTCTGTGGCGGGGCGGCGGCAAGGATTGCCAGGGGGCCGAGCGGATAGGGCGGCCATGGCATTGAGGAGCAGGGGCCCTCCGCCATCAGATTTTTTGGAGGAGATGCTGGCTCGACGGCGTTTGGGGCGGGTGACCAGCAGCGGTCGTGTGGAAGAACGGGATCAGTGCCTGAGGGCGCTTCTAGAGCTAGCAGCAGAACACCGTGGTCCGAGTCATGCCTAGTCGTCGGCGCGGGGCTGGCTCGCGGTGACGCACAAGAGGCAGAGGGGCGCCGCGCGTGGCAATGTGTGGTGGGGAATTGGGGGCGGCAGTGGCATGGCGGTCAACGGCGGCGACACAGCGCCCGCGAAGGGCACCCCTGGCCCACTCCGGTCGGGTCCGGCTGGATCCGTGCGTGCCGGCGCTCTCGGAGGCGGTAGTTGTGGCGGCTACTCACTGGATGGTGGCAGAGAAGGAGGCGCGCGGGGTGCCGGCGAGGTCCGGGGCCGCGCCGGCGCGCCGGGGAGACTAGCCGGGCACCGGCGGGATTCCGGTTGGGGGCGCGGGGGTTGCGGGAGAAGGGTGGGGTAGCGAGTCGGAGAAGGTGGAGGGGGATCAGGGAAGATCGCGGTCTAATAGCTTTTGGATGTTGGGAAAATCTTGCTCGTGTCCTATATATACAGCGATtatgatccaaatagttattctaatcctgtGATTAGAATAATGCtgtcatatatatatattcatatatatatatatatatatatatatatatatatatatatatagagagagagagagagagagagagagagagaatcggcCCGACTGCTCCCTCCTGAACTTCCGAACTCGCAGATGAAAGAAAAGCCACGCCCGAGGCCCACCACTTCCCCTCCTCGATCGTCGCCGCCCAACCCCGCACCCCGCCTCCACCAGGCaaccccgcgcgccgccgccgcccatcccaGCGCCCCGCCTCCACCGGCCAACCCCGCGCGCTGCCACCGCGACCCCCGCAACCCCAGCGCGCCGCCACCGAGACCCCCCAATCCCTGCGTGCCGTCGGGGAATCCCGCACCGCCACCAACGCCGGGCCGCCACCCTACACCCGCAACCACCAAGCGCTGCCACATAACCCCGCActcccaccaccacctccgccgggCCCTGCCATCTCCGCCTCATCCTGGTGGTGCTCCCTCCATCGATGGAGCACTTGGATCCGATGACGCCACCGGCCGCCGGAGCTCGCGGCGGGCACCCTGTTACCACGTACCTTCTCCCGGCGACTTCTGGCGCTGCGCGTCGCATTCTTCCTCCCCTGCTTGCTCGCGCCTTCAGCCTCCTGCCGGGGGAAGCACCTTGCTCTGGTTTCCTTCGTCTTCCACACGCCCGGCATCGCGCCGCTTTCTTGGACTTCCAACTGCATGGCATCTTCCTTCCTCGAGGCTCCTGTCGACAGTGGCGAGCGTCTTCCTCCCGTGCGTGCGTCGAGTGAGATTAGTGTTGCGCCAACGGTGTCCGGCCGGCACCAATCCCCGTTAGTGCAGCAATCCCGCACGACGCCCGTCCTATCAAGCTTTGGCTGGTGCAGCTTCCAATGCTGATGCGGCCACTGCGTCGTCCAACTGCGACTGTCCTGTAGTCCAACCTCATCTGCGCGCGTACCGCCTCCTTGTCCGCTCGCTCGCTTGCGTAGTTCCTTCGCGAGAAGGAGAAATGCAATGGCATTTTCCTCTGCACTTTCATCTTCAGGCTATGGCTATTTTCCTCTGCACCTTCCCTCGTGCTTGCACGGTTGCATTGACTGCTGTTAATTTGGACGTACAGGGAAGAAGACAAAGGCATGCGGTGAAAGAGATAAAGCAGAGTGTGTCTAGGTGATGTGGATAAGGAACATGTGGTGTGTGAGATGACTGGAATTTGTATCGTCCAGAACCTGCACGACCACACCGCCGACCGATGCCCCGCTGCACAACGCGCGACCCAGTCCACCAAGAATTCTCGCGCCAACGAGCCCCTGCGCTGCTACAACCGAGCTCTATCCATGGGACCCCACTCTCATTTTGTTGTGTTCTTCAAGAGCATCCGCAAAACTGTTTCTGAAAGAACATATGATCTCAAAGTTGTGCTTGTACTAATGCGCGATTTATTTTGACTTTAAAAATCTGTTTTTGCGAAGGTCAAGATGTTGTGTTGTGAAGGTCAAGTATGTTTTGTATATGTGTGTGTTTAGAAAAAAATCATACTTTGATTGACTCACGTCAAATGCGGAGAAAAAAACTATGTTCTTGACTAGTCCAAAAAATTTAAACATAAGGTGGGAATGCTATTTATGCATTTCATATTCTTTTTTTAGTTCGACGCGCATCTCATATTTGGTGATGCAATCGCTTTGAGGGGTCGATGGCATGGAACCAAAACCATTAGGAGTTAAGAAAAGAAAATGTTCACGATATTAACTAAGGGATTTCATCCCGTGCAAAAaacaaaaccaagaagttcaaagtAATATAAGAAAACCGTCCGAAATTTACAGAAAAATCAATTTTCTTTATTCTGAAATTAAAACAaagaaattcaaatttaaaataacaGTGGAGTTACCCGTACTTTCACAAATTTAACCGTATCGAAAAATCTTTTATATTGTTTAAAaattgaaaaaatgatcaacagcTAAAAGTAACACAACTT
The window above is part of the Triticum aestivum cultivar Chinese Spring chromosome 2A, IWGSC CS RefSeq v2.1, whole genome shotgun sequence genome. Proteins encoded here:
- the LOC123185280 gene encoding uncharacterized protein, coding for MAALSARPPGNPCRRPATDVHPMELPPPLVSGCLPVPCHIYAWTSTRGEFIISGHHINTPRDVWSEHCDNAVKENNACLCEVLPRLYAGSCEVLARLSTKF